The Rickettsia felis URRWXCal2 genome contains the following window.
AAACTTTTAAAAAATTAAGTAAATTCTTAGAAGAAAAAAGAAATATTCAAGACGTCTTTCCTAAATTACAAAATAATAATTTAACCGCAGAATTTAAAAATCCTAAAACATTGCTTAATAAGTTTACCGGTTATGAAGGGAGTGTAATAGTTAAAGATGAGAAAGGCGGTAAAGCAGAAATTCAAGTCTATAAACCAAGTGTATTTTCAAGATGGTTTTCAGGAGAAAAGTCTAAAATCATAATTCAGCCTTTAAGTGAAGAAGGAAAGCAGCCTTCAGAACAATCATTAAAATTAGCAGCACAAATTACCGCAAACTTTGAAACTAAAGTAACATCTATTAAAGCAACTTATGATTATTTAAAGGAAGATTTAAAGAGTTGGTATGAGAATATTAGAAATCCTAAAAAAGAATTAGAAAGAGCTAGTTCTATTGCAGAACTACATAAAAATATTAAAGAAATTACAGAAATTGTACAGCAAACAAATCAACAAATACCTGAAAAACCTTTGGCTTCTAAAGAGAGTTTTGAAGATCTCACACAAGCAGAGATAGGAATAAAGCCGATAGAAATACTAATAAAGAGTTCATCTCAACCAGTAGAAAAGCCAAAATTTAATTCTTTTATAGAAGAGTTAGCATGGAAGAATGCACAAAGAAGGCAAAATATTGATACTCCAATAAGTCAAAATAAAGAATCTAAAATCCAAACAGATAATCATGCAAAAATTTTAGAAGAATTAAAGCAAAAACAGAAAGAATTAGAAGATAAGAAAAAAGGGCTTGAAGAAAAAAAAGCTAATTCTAATATTACTAGAGAAGAAAGATGGAAAATTGTTGCAGAATTGGAATCTATTAATAATCAATTTAAAGCTATAGAAAAAGAACGTAGTAATATTAATAGTGCTTCAGATAGAGAAAAAAAGTTTGATAATAAAAATAACCCCTCATCGCCTACGAAAGGAGAACCGACAGCTGCAGATTTACAGCAACAAGGAGCATTAGCAGCTATAAAACGTATGAAAGAAGAGAAGATAAAGCAGCAGCAAGCAGAAGCTACTAATCAACCTTCAAAAAATACTTCAACTATGCCTAGCGGTACTATACCGGTGCCGCCTCCAATGCCTGGGAGTGGTCTTTCTGTTCCACCACCACCTCCTCCTACGTCAATTCCAAATATTGTAAAAGAAGAGGCTAAAGATATTGGTAAACAAATACCTCAGGAAAGAGATAAGAATAAAGAAGGACTGGCAAAAGCTATGGAAGCACAAAGAAAAAAAATAGATACAGGTAGAGGAATGTAGCTTGTTGTATGGCTTGTTTTATGTCGTTCCCGCGAAGACGGGAATCCAGAAAAAGTATAAATATAACAAATTGTTGAAATTAAAAGCTCGATCTATCTCGCTTTACGCTGGATTCCTGCTTTCGCAGGAATGACATTGAATACTTTTCTTGAACCATGCAATGCTTGTAATGACGAGTTGGTATCCAAAAGAAGTCTGTTGAAACTAAATAGTTAGTATCATATGATGTTGTCACCAAAAGAAAATATTATATGTCTAATTCAGCTTTTTTAGTTGCATTTTTTACAACAATTATCCGTTATTATGATTATGCTCTATTCGGTTTATCGGCTAGTATTCTTGCACAAAATTTCTTACCTAATATAGAACAGGATAAACAACTACTCGGCTTTTTTGCCATTCTTAGTGCAGCCGTTATAGTACGACCTTTAGGGTCTTTAATTTTTGGATTTATCGGAGATAAATACGGGCGTACTAAATCTATTAAGATATCAATGTTCATGAGTAGCATTTCTACCGGATTAATTGCTATTACTCCTTCCTTTGAGATGATAGGTATTTTTGCTACGGTAATACTAACATTATGTCGAATGGTTTTTTTAGCAAGCCTTGCCGGAGAAGTTGACGGAATAAAAATTTATGTAGCTGAAAAAACAGGAGATAATAGGAAAAATTTAAATATAGGAATAGTTTCGTGTTGTAGCCAAATAGGTGCATTACTTGCGGCTATAGCTTATTATTATACTAGCAATTCTGATATCCAGTATTTATGGCGTTTTAATTTCTTTATCGGTGCAATATTTGGTTTATTTGCTATTTTGATGAGAAATTTTTTTAAAGAAAGTAGCGAGTTTTTAAGAAAATCATCGAAAAGTACGATAAAACAGATAATAAAGGATAATAAAACATCTTTTATAATAGCGTTACTAATAAACGGTGCTATTGGAGGAGTGTATCACTTTTTGGTAATTTTCTTAGGAGTTTTTTTAACAAAAATAGCTTTTGTAAATCATCCTGAAATAAGATTTATGAATATAGCTCTTACTACTACCTATGGAATATCAGCCGTTTTTGCAGGGCTGCTTGCCGATAAAATAAACCCTTTAAGACAGATTACATGGACTGTATTTGCTAGCATTATTGTTGCTTTAGGAATGCAAATAATGTTATACAAACAAATATTTAATATTCTCTGTCCCATTATATTAATAGGACTTGCAGCATTTTATGCAGTACCGCTACAAATTATTGTTCAATCTTTGTTTAAGACTAATGTTAAAATGAGGCTTTATAGTTTATCTCATTCTTTTGGAGGTATTATTCTATCCTCAACTACTCCTTTCTTTAGTATGTTGTTGTGGCAAAATTTTAAGTCACTATCTCTAACTTTAAGCTTTTTCATATTTTTGCTTATAATATTAATGAGTACAGTGTTAGTTTTACGTAAGATGTTATCCTTACATGGATACTAAATCGTCATTGCAAGTGGGTATTGTTGCGTGGATACCCGAACCGTCATTGCGAGGAGCGAAGCGACGTGGCAATCCCAAAAAAAAAAAGTATAAATACAGCAAATTTTTGAAATTAAAAGCTCGCTTTATGCTGGCTTCTCGCCTACGCGGGAAAGCGTTGTTGCATGGATACCGAGTCGTCATTGCGAGAAGAATTACACAGTAATTCGACGAAGCAAGGAAGAAAAAACGAGTCTTCCCGATTAAGTGTGTAAACTTTTCCAAAAGCCTAGATTCTTTCGTCAAATTTTATTAAAAAATGAGCCATAGCCTTGTTCCAATTTGGTATGGACATGGACCATTTTTTGGTCATGTAATCAATTGCCAAATATAAGCTTTTAAAAACAGCATTATCATTTGGAAAAACACGTTTATTTTTTGTGACTTTTCGGAGTTGACTATTAACAGATTCCACAGCATTTGTTGTATAAATTATTTTCCGTATTTCTTCAGGGTATCCTAAGAAAATCATTAAATTATCCCAGTGAACATACCAAGATTTAGCAATTTGAGGATATTGTTTATTCCATTTAGATTCAAAAGCCTCTAAAGCGGAAAGTGCTTCTTTTTCTGTGCTAGTGTATAAATAGGTTTTAAATCACCAGCAAGCTCTTTCCGGTCCTTATATGATACATATCGTAAACTATTTCTAATTTGATGTACAATACATAATTGATGCTCCGTCTTTGGAAAAACAGCACCTATAGCTTCAGACATACCATTAAGGTTATCGCTACATGCTATCAGTATGTCTTGTAT
Protein-coding sequences here:
- a CDS encoding Transposase, producing the protein MIFLGYPEEIRKIIYTTNAVESVNSQLRKVTKNKRVFPNDNAVFKSLYLAIDYMTKKWSMSIPNWNKAMAHFLIKFDERI
- the proP3 gene encoding Proline/betaine transporter (MFS type sugar transporter PFAM00083), with the protein product MSNSAFLVAFFTTIIRYYDYALFGLSASILAQNFLPNIEQDKQLLGFFAILSAAVIVRPLGSLIFGFIGDKYGRTKSIKISMFMSSISTGLIAITPSFEMIGIFATVILTLCRMVFLASLAGEVDGIKIYVAEKTGDNRKNLNIGIVSCCSQIGALLAAIAYYYTSNSDIQYLWRFNFFIGAIFGLFAILMRNFFKESSEFLRKSSKSTIKQIIKDNKTSFIIALLINGAIGGVYHFLVIFLGVFLTKIAFVNHPEIRFMNIALTTTYGISAVFAGLLADKINPLRQITWTVFASIIVALGMQIMLYKQIFNILCPIILIGLAAFYAVPLQIIVQSLFKTNVKMRLYSLSHSFGGIILSSTTPFFSMLLWQNFKSLSLTLSFFIFLLIILMSTVLVLRKMLSLHGY